A window of the Kineococcus mangrovi genome harbors these coding sequences:
- a CDS encoding ABC transporter substrate-binding protein: MPTITRRQLLSASALGAGGLAGLTACGADGSTGSPAPQAPSTAPGFPVRYEHVFGETVLDAPAERVAVLGVTDADPLLALGVQPLTNTGYSFYPAQGLGPWATDLLTGDVLKLASDTQANVEQVASVRPDVVLALVSGIDEARYDQLSQVAPVLARPSGSAPYAADRTATTLTIARAVGREAQGERLTAAADAAFTDAVAAHPEFSGRTGVVALPYDGRYGVFSPQDARGAFLRDLGFSLPPALAALDTGDSFFIDVSAERLDLLEADVLVVLTDDTTRAGVQADRVLADLPVVRRGGLVLPDLDVRGAMTYNSVLSVPYGVSRLVPDLAGALS, encoded by the coding sequence GTGCCGACGATCACTCGCCGCCAGCTCCTGTCCGCCTCCGCCCTGGGGGCCGGTGGTCTGGCCGGGCTCACCGCGTGCGGAGCGGACGGGTCGACGGGATCGCCCGCCCCGCAGGCGCCGAGCACGGCACCGGGGTTCCCGGTGCGCTACGAGCACGTCTTCGGCGAGACCGTCCTGGACGCTCCCGCCGAACGGGTGGCCGTCCTGGGCGTCACCGACGCCGACCCGCTGCTGGCCCTGGGCGTCCAGCCGCTGACGAACACCGGGTACAGCTTCTACCCCGCGCAGGGGCTGGGTCCCTGGGCCACCGACCTGCTCACCGGGGACGTGCTCAAGCTGGCCTCGGACACGCAGGCGAACGTCGAGCAGGTCGCGAGCGTGCGCCCCGACGTGGTCCTGGCCCTGGTCTCCGGGATCGACGAGGCCCGCTACGACCAGCTGTCCCAGGTCGCCCCCGTGCTGGCCCGCCCGAGCGGGTCGGCGCCCTACGCGGCGGACCGGACGGCGACCACGCTCACGATCGCGCGGGCCGTGGGCCGGGAGGCGCAGGGGGAACGGCTGACCGCGGCGGCGGACGCCGCGTTCACCGACGCCGTCGCCGCGCACCCGGAGTTCTCGGGGCGCACCGGGGTCGTCGCCCTGCCCTACGACGGCAGGTACGGCGTGTTCTCGCCGCAGGACGCCCGCGGCGCCTTCCTGCGCGACCTCGGGTTCTCGCTGCCACCTGCCCTGGCCGCCCTGGACACCGGCGACAGCTTCTTCATCGACGTCTCGGCCGAACGGCTCGACCTGCTCGAGGCCGACGTCCTCGTCGTGCTCACCGACGACACCACGCGCGCCGGCGTGCAGGCGGACCGCGTGCTGGCCGACCTGCCCGTCGTGCGGCGCGGTGGTCTCGTCCTGCCCGACCTCGACGTGCGCGGCGCCATGACGTACAACAGCGTCCTGTCCGTGCCCTACGGCGTCTCCCGGCTCGTGCCGGACCTGGCGGGCGCGCTGTCCTGA
- a CDS encoding DUF6328 family protein codes for MAGAQDPEDLYRGLRRETPTERLDRNWVELLQELRVVQTGVQLLTGFLLTLPFQSRFEELDRYQESVYVVVLLLAVTAVVLFIAPVGYHRALFQQRSKARLVRAGSAFAKAGLATVGLVVSGGVSLVVDVIGGRVAGWIAGGGVAALVLLCWYALPRRALASAVREREDAQDSAPARSGTSRETP; via the coding sequence GTGGCGGGAGCCCAGGACCCGGAGGACCTCTACCGCGGACTGCGCCGGGAGACCCCGACGGAACGGCTCGACCGCAACTGGGTCGAGCTCCTCCAGGAACTGCGCGTCGTGCAGACGGGGGTGCAGCTGCTGACGGGTTTCCTGCTGACGCTGCCGTTCCAGTCCCGCTTCGAGGAGCTCGACCGGTACCAGGAGTCCGTCTACGTCGTGGTCCTGCTGCTCGCGGTGACCGCCGTCGTGCTGTTCATCGCCCCGGTGGGGTACCACCGGGCGTTGTTCCAGCAGCGGTCGAAGGCCCGGCTGGTGCGGGCCGGGTCCGCGTTCGCGAAGGCCGGGCTCGCGACCGTGGGGCTGGTCGTCTCCGGCGGGGTCTCGCTCGTGGTGGACGTCATCGGTGGCCGGGTCGCCGGCTGGATCGCCGGGGGCGGGGTGGCCGCTCTCGTCCTGCTGTGCTGGTACGCGTTGCCGCGCAGGGCGCTGGCGTCGGCGGTGCGCGAGCGCGAGGACGCTCAGGACAGCGCGCCCGCCAGGTCCGGCACGAGCCGGGAGACGCCGTAG
- a CDS encoding DUF1697 domain-containing protein, which produces MRWVVLLRGVNVNGVTVRSAALSACLQEAGFTGVRSVLASGNVALEAEDGTSAQDVRARVEAALRATFGYEAWVVVLTPQRLADVVAAYPFAREDERSHPYVVFTSDPGRLAALAAQHAEDDVESDVESVALAGDVLYWRCPKGASTGTPFARLSGAARWKPHVTTRNLRTLGKLLAVAGGT; this is translated from the coding sequence GTGAGGTGGGTCGTGCTCCTGCGCGGGGTGAACGTGAACGGGGTGACCGTGCGCTCGGCCGCGCTCTCGGCCTGCCTGCAGGAGGCGGGTTTCACGGGGGTGCGCTCGGTGCTCGCCAGCGGGAACGTGGCGCTCGAGGCGGAGGACGGGACGAGCGCGCAGGACGTGCGCGCCCGGGTCGAGGCGGCGTTGCGGGCGACGTTCGGCTACGAGGCGTGGGTCGTGGTCCTCACCCCGCAGCGGCTGGCCGACGTCGTCGCGGCGTACCCGTTCGCGCGCGAGGACGAGCGCTCGCACCCGTACGTGGTGTTCACCTCCGACCCCGGGCGCCTCGCGGCGCTCGCCGCCCAGCACGCGGAGGACGACGTGGAGTCGGACGTGGAGTCGGTGGCCCTCGCCGGGGACGTCCTGTACTGGCGCTGCCCGAAGGGGGCGAGCACCGGCACCCCGTTCGCCCGCCTCTCGGGCGCGGCGCGGTGGAAGCCGCACGTCACGACGCGGAACCTGCGCACGCTCGGCAAGCTGCTCGCCGTCGCGGGCGGGACCTGA
- a CDS encoding methylated-DNA--[protein]-cysteine S-methyltransferase, translated as MSVEEEFLVQRLRERLAVRAAEGGVLDVAYRTVDSPLGPLLLAATTAGVVRVAFEQQGHDAALEELARRVSPRVLRAPARLDALARELEEYFAGARREFDVPVDLVLATGTFRRSVLLALRRTGFGDRLSYAALAGEVGSPRAVRAVGTACARNPVPLVVPCHRVVRSDGSTGQYAGGTGAKSRLLQLERDARVGA; from the coding sequence ATGAGCGTGGAGGAGGAGTTCCTCGTGCAGCGGCTGCGCGAGCGGCTGGCGGTGCGGGCGGCCGAGGGGGGAGTGCTCGACGTCGCCTACCGGACGGTCGACTCCCCCCTGGGGCCGCTGCTGCTCGCGGCGACGACGGCCGGTGTCGTCCGGGTCGCGTTCGAGCAGCAGGGCCACGACGCGGCGCTGGAGGAGCTGGCCCGGCGCGTGAGCCCCCGGGTCCTGCGGGCCCCCGCCCGGCTCGACGCGCTGGCCCGCGAGCTGGAGGAGTACTTCGCCGGCGCGCGGCGCGAGTTCGACGTCCCGGTCGACCTCGTCCTGGCCACGGGCACCTTCCGCCGGTCCGTGCTCCTGGCCCTGCGGCGCACCGGGTTCGGCGACCGGCTCAGCTACGCCGCCCTGGCCGGTGAGGTCGGCAGCCCCCGCGCGGTCCGCGCCGTGGGGACGGCCTGCGCGCGCAACCCCGTGCCGCTGGTCGTGCCCTGCCACCGCGTCGTGCGCTCCGACGGCAGCACCGGGCAGTACGCCGGCGGGACCGGGGCCAAGAGCCGGTTGCTGCAGCTGGAGCGGGACGCCAGGGTGGGGGCGTGA
- a CDS encoding RNA polymerase sigma factor → MEPFERVVEQHGATVLRVCRAVVGEHAAEDAWSETFLAALTAYPRLRPGSDVRAWLVTIAHRKAVDVLRVRARAAVPVAEPPEPPSTGEHPGDGRGDVWHAVAALPRKQRQCVAYHHAGGLPYEEVAALVGGTPAAARRAAADGIAALRRTWTSEEC, encoded by the coding sequence GTGGAACCCTTCGAACGGGTCGTCGAGCAGCACGGGGCGACGGTCCTGCGGGTCTGCCGCGCCGTGGTGGGTGAGCACGCGGCCGAGGACGCCTGGTCGGAGACGTTCCTGGCCGCCCTCACCGCCTACCCCCGGCTGCGGCCGGGCAGCGACGTCCGGGCCTGGCTGGTGACGATCGCGCACCGCAAGGCCGTCGACGTGCTGCGGGTGCGCGCCCGCGCGGCGGTGCCGGTGGCCGAGCCGCCCGAGCCGCCGTCGACGGGGGAGCACCCGGGGGACGGGCGGGGTGACGTCTGGCACGCCGTGGCGGCGCTGCCGCGCAAGCAGCGCCAGTGCGTGGCCTACCACCACGCGGGCGGCCTGCCGTACGAGGAGGTGGCCGCCCTCGTGGGTGGCACCCCGGCGGCCGCGCGGCGGGCGGCGGCCGACGGCATCGCCGCGCTGCGGCGCACGTGGACGAGCGAGGAGTGCTGA
- a CDS encoding VOC family protein — MSSVRLGTIALDTPDPRGLAAFYGTLLGWEVEDSSDEEWVTISGGSGGARLSFQLAADHVPPTWPAGPVPQQAHVDLHVSDYAGTEPQVLALGGRLLEDETDHPSWRVYADPSGHPFCLCLEG; from the coding sequence ATGAGCTCCGTGCGCCTCGGCACCATCGCCCTCGACACCCCCGACCCCCGCGGGCTGGCCGCCTTCTACGGGACGTTGCTGGGGTGGGAGGTCGAGGACTCCTCCGACGAGGAGTGGGTCACCATCAGCGGCGGGTCCGGCGGGGCGCGGTTGTCGTTCCAGCTCGCCGCCGACCACGTGCCCCCGACCTGGCCCGCCGGTCCCGTCCCGCAGCAGGCCCACGTCGACCTGCACGTCAGCGACTACGCCGGCACCGAACCGCAGGTGCTCGCCCTCGGCGGCCGGCTGCTGGAGGACGAGACCGACCACCCGTCGTGGCGGGTCTACGCCGACCCGTCCGGGCACCCGTTCTGCCTGTGCCTGGAGGGGTGA
- a CDS encoding AAA family ATPase has product MSTGGHRPVRGFVPRSGTVLDPETWPDRVPAIRQLLTSGLDLPGGVTFLVGANGAGKSTVVEALAGALGAHVEGGTGDHHGGPDRGRRTDGSSLADRLQVVRGPGGRRETFFLRAETMHRFYDYLEQSDVEATVKVGYQYHYRSHGEGFLDLLASRYVARAGVVLLDEPESALSFENCLVAARSLADLARRGKQVVCATHSPVLTAVPGARVLEVDERGMTSTTWEDLRLVHDWRFFLDAPERYLRDGR; this is encoded by the coding sequence GTGAGCACCGGCGGTCACCGCCCGGTGCGCGGGTTCGTGCCCCGGTCGGGGACGGTGCTCGACCCCGAGACGTGGCCCGACCGCGTACCCGCGATCCGGCAGCTGCTGACCTCCGGGCTGGACCTCCCCGGGGGCGTCACCTTCCTCGTCGGCGCCAACGGGGCGGGGAAGTCGACGGTCGTGGAGGCGCTCGCCGGAGCGCTCGGAGCCCACGTCGAAGGAGGTACGGGCGACCACCACGGCGGTCCCGATCGCGGCCGACGCACGGACGGGTCCTCACTGGCCGACCGTCTGCAGGTCGTCCGCGGGCCCGGCGGGCGCCGGGAGACGTTCTTCCTGCGCGCCGAGACGATGCACCGTTTCTACGACTACCTCGAGCAGTCGGACGTCGAAGCGACGGTGAAGGTCGGCTACCAGTACCACTACCGCAGCCACGGTGAGGGGTTCCTGGACCTGCTGGCGAGCCGTTACGTGGCCCGGGCGGGCGTCGTCCTGCTCGACGAACCCGAGTCCGCACTCTCCTTCGAGAACTGCCTCGTGGCAGCGCGTTCCCTGGCCGACCTGGCACGGCGGGGCAAGCAGGTCGTGTGCGCCACCCACTCCCCTGTCCTGACGGCCGTGCCCGGAGCCCGGGTCCTCGAGGTCGACGAGCGGGGGATGACCTCGACGACGTGGGAGGACTTGCGGCTCGTCCACGACTGGCGCTTCTTCCTCGACGCCCCCGAGCGGTACCTGCGGGACGGCAGGTGA
- a CDS encoding Gfo/Idh/MocA family protein, translating into MGSPLKVGVVGAGVISAQYSASLKRLPQLQITAVSDFVPERAQALADEHGAQVLSLEELLASSDVDVVLNLTLPRTHAEVALQAIAAGKHVYGEKPLAMTVAEGREVVEAAAAAGVRVGCAPDTVLGTGIQTARALVDAGEIGTPHSATAFMTTPGHERWHPQPDFYYQPGGGPLLDMGPYYLTSLVHLLGPVVRVVGASARPSQERTIGSGPRAGESFGVTIDTHITGILEHASGALSTLVMSFDTWAARLPRIEVHGTGGSISVPDPNMFSGPVELFAASTAPAPGPDVDPAANWVDAGATAGYVDSGRGYGLADLALAVEAGRAHRASDEVALHVLEIMEAVQAAADGHTSVTLTTTCERPEAIGEPVDLTA; encoded by the coding sequence GTGGGCAGCCCGCTGAAGGTCGGCGTCGTCGGCGCCGGTGTCATCTCCGCGCAGTACTCGGCGTCGCTGAAGCGACTGCCGCAGCTGCAGATCACCGCGGTGAGCGACTTCGTCCCCGAGCGGGCGCAGGCGCTGGCCGACGAGCACGGCGCCCAGGTGCTGTCGCTGGAGGAGCTGCTCGCCTCCTCGGACGTGGACGTGGTGCTCAACCTGACGCTGCCGCGCACCCACGCCGAGGTCGCGCTGCAGGCCATCGCGGCCGGCAAGCACGTCTACGGCGAGAAGCCGCTGGCGATGACCGTCGCCGAGGGGCGCGAGGTGGTCGAGGCCGCCGCCGCCGCCGGTGTCCGCGTCGGCTGCGCCCCCGACACCGTGCTGGGCACCGGCATCCAGACCGCCCGCGCCCTCGTGGACGCGGGGGAGATCGGCACGCCGCACTCGGCCACCGCGTTCATGACCACCCCCGGTCACGAGCGCTGGCACCCGCAGCCGGACTTCTACTACCAGCCCGGCGGCGGCCCCCTGCTCGACATGGGGCCGTACTACCTGACCTCCCTCGTGCACCTGCTCGGCCCGGTCGTCCGCGTCGTCGGGGCGTCCGCACGGCCCTCCCAGGAACGCACCATCGGCTCCGGCCCGCGGGCCGGGGAGTCGTTCGGCGTCACCATCGACACCCACATCACGGGCATCCTGGAGCACGCCTCCGGGGCCCTGTCGACGCTCGTCATGAGCTTCGACACGTGGGCGGCGCGGCTGCCGCGCATCGAGGTGCACGGCACCGGCGGCTCGATCTCGGTGCCGGACCCGAACATGTTCTCCGGTCCGGTGGAGTTGTTCGCCGCCTCCACCGCGCCCGCCCCGGGTCCCGACGTGGACCCGGCCGCGAACTGGGTCGACGCCGGCGCCACCGCCGGGTACGTGGACTCCGGGCGCGGCTACGGCCTGGCCGACCTCGCGCTCGCCGTCGAGGCGGGCCGGGCGCACCGCGCCAGCGACGAGGTCGCGCTGCACGTCCTGGAGATCATGGAGGCGGTGCAGGCCGCGGCGGACGGGCACACGTCCGTGACGCTGACCACGACGTGCGAGCGTCCCGAGGCGATCGGCGAGCCGGTCGACCTCACCGCCTGA
- a CDS encoding ThuA domain-containing protein: MTRQALVVRGGWDGHSPVEATDLFIPHLEANGFTVRVEDLGTDFGPGSKATPTVYTDAEYMATVDLVLQCNTMNTIEAAEFEGLRTAVENGTGFAGWHGGIADSYRANSDYLTLVGGQFGCHPGKHPDEREGGPQDNYVPYRVNMLPAAASHPITEGIEDFDLVTEQYWVLSDDYVDVLATTTQAVREWDPWTRPITSPAVWTRQWGKGRVFVATPGHDPATLQDENVKTIIERGLLWAAR; encoded by the coding sequence GTGACTCGCCAGGCGCTCGTCGTCCGCGGCGGCTGGGACGGGCACTCGCCCGTCGAGGCCACCGACCTGTTCATCCCGCACCTGGAGGCGAACGGGTTCACCGTCCGCGTCGAGGACCTCGGCACCGACTTCGGGCCCGGCTCGAAGGCCACGCCGACCGTCTACACCGACGCCGAGTACATGGCGACGGTGGACCTCGTCCTGCAGTGCAACACCATGAACACCATCGAGGCAGCCGAGTTCGAGGGCCTGCGCACGGCCGTCGAGAACGGCACCGGGTTCGCCGGCTGGCACGGCGGCATCGCCGACTCCTACCGGGCGAACTCGGACTACCTCACCCTCGTCGGGGGGCAGTTCGGGTGCCACCCGGGCAAGCACCCCGACGAGCGGGAGGGTGGTCCGCAGGACAACTACGTGCCCTACCGCGTCAACATGCTGCCCGCGGCGGCCTCGCACCCGATCACCGAGGGCATCGAGGACTTCGACCTCGTGACCGAGCAGTACTGGGTCCTGTCCGACGACTACGTGGACGTGCTCGCCACGACGACGCAGGCGGTCCGGGAGTGGGACCCGTGGACGCGCCCGATCACGTCCCCGGCCGTCTGGACCCGGCAGTGGGGCAAGGGCCGCGTCTTCGTGGCCACCCCCGGCCACGACCCGGCCACCCTGCAGGACGAGAACGTCAAGACGATCATCGAGAGGGGCCTGTTGTGGGCAGCCCGCTGA